A genomic region of Sarcophilus harrisii chromosome 6, mSarHar1.11, whole genome shotgun sequence contains the following coding sequences:
- the PLRG1 gene encoding pleiotropic regulator 1 yields the protein MVEEVQKHSVHTLVFRSLKRTHDMFVADNAKPVQLDEESHKLKMAVKLHTEYGPVLHMPILKENLREKGSQSAVDAYGHKQYPANQGQELEYIVTGTHPYPPGPGVALTADTKIQRMPSESAAQSLAVALPPSQSRIDANRTAASVGDIYRHAGLPERSQPPGLAMAMMEAGGTKNAAMMAKKAPTMPKPQWHPPWKLYRVISGHLGWVRCIAVEPGNQWFVTGSADRTIKIWDLASGKLKLSLTGHISTVRGVIVSARSPYLFSCGEDKQVKCWDLEYNKVIRHYHGHLSAVYGLDLHPTIDVLVTCSRDSTARIWDVRTKASVHTLAGHTNAVATVKCQAAEPQIITGSHDTTIRLWDLVAGKTRVTLTNHKKSVRAVVLHPRHYTFASGSPDNIKQWKFPDGNFIQNLSGHNAIINTLAVNSDGVLVSGADNGTMHLWDWRTGYNFQRVHAAVQPGSLDSESGIFACAFDQSESRLLTAEADKTIKVYREDDSATEETHPVSWKPEIIKRKRF from the exons ATGGTGGAG gaggttCAGAAACATTCTGTGCACACACTTGTGTTCAGATCACTAAAGAGGACCCATGACATGTTTGTGGCTGATAATGCAAAGCCAGTACAGTTAGATGAAGAGAG tcaCAAGCTAAAGATGGCTGTCAAACTTCATACAGAGTATGGTCCGGTGTTGCATATGcctattttgaaagaaaatcttAGAGAGAAAGGCTCTCAGAGTGCAGTGGATGCATATGGGCATAAACAGTATCCTGCCAATCAAG GACAAGAACTTGAATATATAGTAACTGGTACACATCCATACCCACCAGGACCTG GTGTGGCTTTGACTGCAGATACTAAGATTCAAAGAATGCCGAGTGAATCTGCTGCACAGTCTTTAGCTGTGGCTCTACCCCCTTCACAATCCAG GATAGATGCAAACCGCACTGCAGCTAGTGTAGGTGATATTTACCGACATGCTGGACTTCCTGAACGTTCACAGCCACCTGGATTAGCTATG GCTATGATGGAAGCTGGTGGCACCAAGAATGCTGCAATGATGGCCAAAAAGGCACCTACAATGCCTAAACCACAGTGGCATCCACCATGGAAACTATATAGA GTTATCAGTGGACATCTGGGCTGGGTCCGATGTATTGCAGTAGAACCTGGGAATCAATGGTTTGTTACTGGTTCTGCTGATAGGACTATAAAG ATCTGGGACCTGGCTAGTGGCAAATTAAAACTATCACTGACTGGACATATCAGTACTGTACGAGGGGTGATAGTAAGTGCAAGGAGTCCATACCTCTTCTCCTGTGGAGAAGACAAACAAGTGAAATGCTGGGATCTTGAATACAATAAG GTTATCAGACATTATCATGGACATCTAAGTGCAGTGTATGGTTTGGATTTGCATCCAACAATTGATGTGCTTGTGACTTGTAGTAGAGATTCAACTGCACGG ATATGGGACGTGAGGACAAAAGCCAGCGTACACACATTGGCAGGGCATACAAATGCAGTGGCTACAGTAAAGTGTCAAGCTGCAGAACCACAAATCATTACAG GAAGCCATGATACAACCATACGATTATGGGACTTGGTGGCAGGAAAAACACGTGTCACACTAACAAATCACAAAAAATCAGTTAGAGCAGTGGTTCTACATCCAAGACA TTATACATTTGCATCTGGTTCTCCAGATAATATTAAACAGTGGAAATTCCCTGATGGAAACTTCATTCAAAACCTTTCGGGTCATAATGCTATAATTAATACACTGGCTGTGAATTCAGATGGAGTGCTGGTATCTGGAG CGGATAATGGTACTATGCATCTCTGGGATTGGAGAACTGgatataattttcaaagagttcatGCAGCTGTACAACCTGGGTCTTTGGACAGTGAATCAGGAATATTTGCATGTGCTTTTGACCAATCAGAAAGTCGATTACTAACTGCAGAAGCTGACAAAACCATTAAAGTATACAGAGAAGATGATTCAGCG ACGGAAGAAACTCATCCAGTCAGCTGGAAACCAGAAATTATCAAgcgaaaaagattttaa